The following nucleotide sequence is from Pseudomonas sp. RC10.
CCGGATTTGCGCCAGCTACGTGTGAGAACCGTGTTGGTCAGAACGGTCAAAGAGTTTCTCGACGACGAGATGTCGACCTACGCCTCGGCGTTGGCTTATCAGATGTTGTTCTCGCTATTCCCGTTTCTGCTGTTTCTGATCGCCCTGATCGGCTTCCTGCATTTGCCCGATTTCTTCAGCTGGCTGCGCCTGCAGTCGGAACTGGTCTTGCCGCCCGTGGCGCTGGATCAGGTCAACCCCGTGATTGACCAGTTGCAACAATCCAAGGGTGGCTTGCTGTCCATCGGTATCGTGATCGCCCTGTGGTCGGCTTCTGCGGGCGTGCGGTTGATGATGAGCGCGATGAACGCCGCCTATGACGTTGCCGAAGGACGTCCGGTCTGGAAGCGCATTCCGCTGTCGGTGTTGTACACCGTGGGCTTCGCCGGGATGCTGCTGACCACCGCCGCGCTGATGGTCACCGGCCCTCAGGTGATGAGCTGGCTCGCCGCGCAGATCGGCATGGAAGCGTTCATCGTTACGCTGTGGACGCTGCTGCGTTGGCCAGTGATCATCATTTTGCTGATGGTCTCGGTGGCGACCATGTATTACCTGATGCCTGACGTGAAGCAGGAATTCCGCTTCATCTCGCCCGGTTCGGTGCTGGCAGTGGTGGTGTGGATCGTGGCCTCGCTGGGCTTTGCCTATTACGTGAAGACGTTCGCTAACTACGACGCCATGTACGGCAGCATCGGGGCGATCATCGTGCTCCTGCTGTATTTCTACATTTCCGCTTCGGTCTTGCTGCTGGGCGCAGAGATGAATGCCGTGATCGAGCACATGTCCGAAGAGGGCAAGGCCAAGGGTGAAAAAGTGGCGGGCGATGGCGGTGAAAATGCCGATGGCGAGACCGTGATTGCGAAGAAGCACGTCTCGGGTCTGGGACGGGATCACACCCACGATCACGATCATGATTACGAACCGGCGCTGCAACCCCTGCAACCGCTCAAAACCGATAAACCCTGATCGATCCTTGTGGCAGGATGCGCATCTGACCGGCGCATCCGCCCCTTTCGAAAGGTTCTTCCATGATTCGTGAAATTCTGAAAATGGGTGACGAGCGCCTGCTGCGCGTTGCGCCGCCCGTGCCCCAGTCGATGTTCGGCTCGCGTGAGCTGAAAACCCTGATCGACGACATGTTCGAAACCATGCGCAGCGTGGGGGGCGTCGGGTTGGCCGCGCCGCAGATTGGTGTCGATCTGCAGCTGGTGATCTTCGGTTTCGAGCGCAGTGAGCGTTACCCGGATGCCGAGGCTGTGCCGCAGACCATTCTGCTCAATCCGCTGATCACGCCGCTGGAACCGACCGTGGAAGAAGGCTGGGAAGGGTGTCTGTCCGTGCCGGGTTTACGCGGTGTGGTCGAGCGTTACGAGCACATCCGCTATGAAGGGTTCGATCCCGATGGCAAGGCGATTCAGCGCGACGCGCGAGGGTTTCACGCACGGGTGGTGCAGCATGAATGCGATCACCTGATCGGTCGTCTGTACCCCTCGCGGGTCAAGGATTTCACCCGCTTCGGCTTCACCGAGGTGCTGTTTCCTGACATGGACCCGAATGCGGATGATTGATCACGGGATATGAAGTGAAATGCGACCTCATTGTGGGAGCCAGCAAGCCGACCCCACAGGCGCTTTTGCGCTCTACAAACCGTTTTCTTGAAGCCTATTTGCCCGGTTTGACGAACCGCAGCGTCATTCGGTCCGACTCGCCAATCGCCAGGTATTTGTCCTTGTCCTGATCACCCTTCATCAACGCGGGCGGGAGGGTCCAGACGCCGTCGGGGTAATCCTTGGTGTCCTTGGGGTTGGCGTTGACTTCGCTCTGACCCACCAGCTTGAATCCCGCAGTTTCGGCCAGTTTCACCACGTAATCGGTGGGCAGGTAGCCGTTCTTTTCGTTGTCCTTGGCCGTGGTGCCCGGCTTGGCCCGATGGTCGACTACGCCCAATGTCCCGCCCGGTTTCAGCACGGTGTAAAACGCCTTGAACGTCGCGGCTTCATTGCCTTCATCGACCCAGTTGTGCACGTTGCGGAAGGTCAGCACGGTGTCCGCCGAACCAGGCTTGCCGAAAACCGGAGTCTTGGGGGCATACGCTACTACGTCGACCTTGCCGTAATGCGCAGGGTCGGCGGCGTATTTCTGCCGGAGGCTCTCGGCGGATTTTTTCGCATAATCGCTTTCCGAAGGGTCGACGATAGCGGCGACGTAATGGCCTTTGTCTTTGAGCAAGGGGGCCAGCACTTCGCTGTACCAGCCATTGCCCGGCGTGATTTCGATGACGGTCTGATCGGTGCGCACGCCAAAGAAGGTCAGCGTCTGTTCCGGATGCCGGTACTGATCGCGGGCCGCATTTTTGGGCACGCGCCAGTCGCCCTTGAGCACTGTGGCGAACTGTTCATGGCTGATGTTTGACGCGGAAGCAGGTGTGGCGGCAGTGGCCAGTGACGACCCGAAAAGGGCCGCGAGGGAAACGGCTAACAGCGTGGTTTTCATGTGCATCCCGGTTGACGGCAGGAAGTGATGGCCGAGGCTAGCACGCACGATGGAGGGACGCGTGGCACATTTGGTTTGGTCGTCATAACCAAACGATCTACATCTTTCCCGGTCTCGATGTACAACGTTGTATCTGTCATGTGCAGAATTGCGGGGCCGCTTCTTCCTTACGTGAAGGATCAGGGGGTTCGAGTATTCCTTTGGCGACCTTCGCACCCGACCGGTATCCCGACATGGCTCAAGGCTACGCAGAATTAAGAATGTACGTTGCCCCTGACCGCGTGCGCGAGGCGCAGGAGCAATGGGTGAGCCGCGTGCTTGAATTGCTCGGGGCAGCACGCCTGGACGCCCAGCCGCTTGA
It contains:
- a CDS encoding YihY/virulence factor BrkB family protein, whose product is MIFPDLRQLRVRTVLVRTVKEFLDDEMSTYASALAYQMLFSLFPFLLFLIALIGFLHLPDFFSWLRLQSELVLPPVALDQVNPVIDQLQQSKGGLLSIGIVIALWSASAGVRLMMSAMNAAYDVAEGRPVWKRIPLSVLYTVGFAGMLLTTAALMVTGPQVMSWLAAQIGMEAFIVTLWTLLRWPVIIILLMVSVATMYYLMPDVKQEFRFISPGSVLAVVVWIVASLGFAYYVKTFANYDAMYGSIGAIIVLLLYFYISASVLLLGAEMNAVIEHMSEEGKAKGEKVAGDGGENADGETVIAKKHVSGLGRDHTHDHDHDYEPALQPLQPLKTDKP
- the def gene encoding peptide deformylase; protein product: MIREILKMGDERLLRVAPPVPQSMFGSRELKTLIDDMFETMRSVGGVGLAAPQIGVDLQLVIFGFERSERYPDAEAVPQTILLNPLITPLEPTVEEGWEGCLSVPGLRGVVERYEHIRYEGFDPDGKAIQRDARGFHARVVQHECDHLIGRLYPSRVKDFTRFGFTEVLFPDMDPNADD
- a CDS encoding methyltransferase; this encodes MKTTLLAVSLAALFGSSLATAATPASASNISHEQFATVLKGDWRVPKNAARDQYRHPEQTLTFFGVRTDQTVIEITPGNGWYSEVLAPLLKDKGHYVAAIVDPSESDYAKKSAESLRQKYAADPAHYGKVDVVAYAPKTPVFGKPGSADTVLTFRNVHNWVDEGNEAATFKAFYTVLKPGGTLGVVDHRAKPGTTAKDNEKNGYLPTDYVVKLAETAGFKLVGQSEVNANPKDTKDYPDGVWTLPPALMKGDQDKDKYLAIGESDRMTLRFVKPGK